Part of the Hippea jasoniae genome, CTCCTTGCCTCTCTTCTTGATGATGCAAAACCAGCCCTGTAAACAACATTATCAAGCCTGCGCTCAAGTAAGATAACAAGATTTGCACCTGTTTCACCCTTCTGGCGCTTTGCCTCTTCAAAATACCTTCTAAACTGACGCTCTAAAACTCCATATACCGCTTTGGCTTTTTGTTTTTCGGCTAAATGCAGAGCATATGATGATAACTTCCTTCTTGTATTTCTGCTTTTTCCGGGTGGATAAGGCCTTCTTTCAAAGGCACACTTATCGGTAAAGCATCTTTCACCTTTTAAGAAAAGCTTAACGCCCAATGCTCTACATCTTCTACATGCAGGTCCAGTATA contains:
- the rpsD gene encoding 30S ribosomal protein S4, giving the protein MAVYTGPACRRCRALGVKLFLKGERCFTDKCAFERRPYPPGKSRNTRRKLSSYALHLAEKQKAKAVYGVLERQFRRYFEEAKRQKGETGANLVILLERRLDNVVYRAGFASSRREARRLVAHGHIKVNGKKVNIPSYLVKKGDVVSVSDKMKSKEEFKQRFEENARRSSASWIVVDMDNVSATFADIPTRDDVQPPFNENAIVELYSK